The following are from one region of the Coffea eugenioides isolate CCC68of chromosome 2, Ceug_1.0, whole genome shotgun sequence genome:
- the LOC113761844 gene encoding tetraspanin-6, producing the protein MYRFSNTVIGFLNLFTLLASIPIIGAGLWMAKSSTTCESFLQTPLLVIGFVILIISLAGFIGACFNVAWALWVYLLVMLFLIGALMALTVFGFVVTSQGGGHPVEGRVYREYHLNDYSPWLRKRVEDPHYWMAIRNCILSSKTCASIVMWTPYDYLNRDLTPIQSGCCKPPTSCNYAATTMAQDPDCYQWNNSPTMLCYQCDSCKAGVLEDVRRDWHKLSVLNIVMVVLLIGIYSIGCCAFQNTKRAETDYPYGRNRMSKIHPRWDFHWWRWLNERRHQLY; encoded by the exons atgtACAGATTTAGCAATACAGTAATAGGTTTCTTGAACCTCTTCACACTTTTAGCCTCAATCCCGATCATCGGTGCAGGTTTATGGATGGCTAAGAGCAGCACCACCTGTGAAAGCTTTCTTCAAACACCCCTTCTGGTGATCGGCTTTGTGATTCTGATAATATCTCTGGCTGGTTTTATTGGGGCTTGTTTCAACGTTGCATGGGCTCTGTGGGTGTATTTGCTGGTCATGCTGTTTCTCATAGGAGCTTTGATGGCTCTGACAGTTTTCGGGTTCGTGGTGACGAGCCAAGGTGGAGGGCATCCGGTTGAGGGGAGGGTTTATAGAGAGTATCACCTTAATGATTATTCTCCATGGTTGAGGAAGAGAGTTGAGGATCCTCACTATTGGATGGCCATCCGGAATTGTATTTTGAGTTCTAAAACTTGTGCTAGCATTGTTATGTGGACTCCTTATGATTATCTCAACAGAGACTTGACTCCAATTCAG TCTGGTTGCTGCAAGCCTCCAACTTCATGCAATTATGCAGCAACAACGATGGCTCAGGACCCGGACTGCTACCAATGGAACAACTCCCCGACCATGCTTTGTTACCAGTGCGATTCGTGCAAGGCCGGAGTGCTTGAAGATGTGAGGAGAGACTGGCACAAGCTCTCTGTACTTAACATTGTCATGGTTGTTTTACTCATAGGCATCTATTCCATTGGCTGCTGTGCTTTCCAAAACACCAAAAGAGCTGAAACAGATTATCCTTATGGCCGTAACAGGATGTCCAAGATCCACCCCAGATGGGATTTTCATTG GTGGAGATGGTTGAATGAAAGGAGACACCAACTTTACTAA